A single window of Pyrus communis chromosome 10, drPyrComm1.1, whole genome shotgun sequence DNA harbors:
- the LOC137747080 gene encoding zinc finger CCCH domain-containing protein 44-like isoform X2, translating to MELEHAQLASAFYGPSIQEGGGGGGEPPQSQEVFDRSMPAAEDCMAADQCETIGGGMVVGKAGQMVVVKEEAGKNLGKRRRGRPPSGHAKATAVRKMQDEEEDVCFICFDGGSLVLCDRRGCPKAYHPSCIKRDEAFFKSKAKWNCGWHICSSCQKAAHYWCYTCTYSLCKRCTKGADYQCVRGNKGFCGTCMRTIMLIENVQENKEGAQVDFDDKSSWEYLFKVYWILLKGKLSLTLDDLFKAKNPWNEAAVMVDLEATHSKRSNKKPRTLDKDLSVEDTVWASKELLEFVAHLRNGDTSVLSQYDVQALLVEYIKKNNLRDPRQKCQIICDSRLINLFGKECVGHFEMLKLLEFHFLIKESSKADNIISAGVVNTVGSQMEIDGNYDNQMMMGNDKRRKTRKRVDEKGPPTNPDAFAAIDLHNINLIYLRRNCVENLIEDVDKLHEKVVGSIVRIRIPSGDQKEDIYRLVQVTGTSKVAQPYKVGTKTTDVKLEILNLNKKEVISIDEISNQEFSQDECKRLRQSIKCRLSKQLTVGEIQEKAMALHAVRVNDCLEAEVLRISQLRDRASEKGRRKELRQCVDKLQLLNSPEEHLRRLREIPEVRSDPSMDPSCESEGSAGAFDKKQDAKVRPRRSSRKGRTAFSQPREGDTSSNSRSKAQKNPGRATFGINGCNTTRSQVNLTGLVAFDGNNQSAVESNTLSEVASENSSLPSSIVTSANHSVDDFETDIIWHYQDPTGKVQGPFALMQLRKWNTAGHFPLDHRIWKIDENPDDSILLADALNGQYKEPLLPHDSPLLSQGFTAASDDRNNGQDDGRNKSMNTTPVDVKQVEESWNMKQDGQNLQNSGNSELLRSTAPADVVNSSDEQTGNVLQGRDPLKDNNSSPNQPQESSSQPSPAFPVKPSETLSHQEGESRGEEINSEQKNGNLDPQQAAQAQITNGQRNESRSDSEGHSGQSSGQNWRPPPVSSPSNGRHSNSDLVPLIKSLEIPEQDQKEHNFSDMPCPTPKPSNGDLQGQAAENRQSVPSNVPVQDAGHSWSTSSSLVGGGAPLPEVGGDWAKPSSIEEWESSLYSASSFKPSEMNQFTEPTEFCTLPDESVSDLLAEVEAMETLSSLATPTSIMNCRGDFTEGSKNDSFSSVDGFSPAPDPGKGDALSSTGDLRASMATDEPLGVCQGNALDLSSTLQVSMVTDEPVGACQGNALDLKNRSGVHSSTSPEMEGDRKYSDVSVNQFEAGTEMRTTAPSDMDNHWNNRSETTGRSWEAVQPVPINANMGRGGPDHRSVNLGWGGGQGIPHGNTSLHPGHQLPAGRMWESQPRYGGERLLGPRDRGFQSRDLGMVRGRFGWNRQTMHGNGNGSSLRPPPKGQRVCKYYESGHCKKGASCDYLHP from the exons ATGGAGCTTGAGCATGCTCAGCTCGCCTCGGCCTTCTATGGACCCAGTATACAAGAAGGTGGAGGCGGAGGAGGAGAACCGCCGCAATCGCAGGAGGTATTTGACCGGTCGATGCCGGCGGCGGAGGACTGCATGGCGGCCGATCAATGCGAAACGATCGGCGGAGGGATGGTTGTTGGGAAGGCGGGGCAGATGGTGGTGGTCAAAGAGGAGGCGGGTAAGAACTTGGGAAAGCGGAGGCGGGGCCGGCCGCCCAGTGGGCATGCCAAGGCGACGGCGGTGAGGAAGATGCAGGACGAAGAAGAGGACGTTTGCTTCATTTGCTTCGACGGTGGAAGCCTCGTGCTTTGTGATCGCAG GGGGTGCCCTAAGGCATACCATCCATCATGCATCAAGCGGGACGAGGCCTTCTTTAAATCGAAAGCCAAATGGAATTGTG GTTGGCATATATGTAGCAGTTGTCAGAAGGCTGCCCATTATTGGTGTTACACTTGTACATATTCTCTGTGCAAAAGATGCACTAAAGGCGCAGATTATCAATGCGTACGAGGAAATAAAGGATTTTGCGGAACATGTATGAGAACTATAATGCTAATTGAGAACGTGCAAGAAAATAAGGAAGGG GCTCAAGTTGATTTTGATGACAAGAGCAGCTGGGAGTATCTCTTCAAGGTTTACTGGATTCTTTTGAAAGGGAAACTATCATTAACTTTGGACGATCTTTTTAAAGCTAAAAATCCATGGAATGAAGCTGCCGTTATGGTTG ATCTGGAAGCTACACATTCAAAAAGAAGTAATAAAAAGCCCAGAACCTTGGACAAGGATTTGAGTGTTGAAGACACAGTTTGGGCGTCAAAGGAGCTCTTGGAGTTTGTTGCTCATTTGAGAAATGGTGATACATCTGTGCTATCTCAGTATGATGTCCAGGCACTTTTGGTCGAGTACATAAAGAAAAACAATCTTCGCGATCCTCGCCAGAAATGCCAAATTATTTGCGATTCGAGACTCATAAATCTTTTTGGGAAAGAATGTGTGGGTCACTTTGAAATGTTAAAGCTTCTTGAATTTCACTTCCTCATCAAGGAAAGTTCCAAGGCAGATAACATTATTAGCGCTGGAGTTGTTAATACTGTTGGCAGCCAAATGGAGATTGATGGGAACTATGATAATCAAATGATGATGGGTAATGATAAGAGGCGTAAAACACGCAAAAGGGTAGATGAGAAAGGACCACCGACCAATCCTGATGCATTCGCAGCTATTGATCTTCACAACATTAATCTGATTTACTTGCGGCGTAACTGCGTGGAGAATCTTATTGAAGACGTTGACAAATTGCATGAGAAGGTGGTTGGTTCAATTGTGCGAATAAGAATTCCCAGTGGTGATCAAAAGGAAGATATTTATAGGCTTGTCCAAGTCACAG GTACCAGCAAGGTTGCTCAACCTTATAAAGTTGGCACAAAAACAACTGATGTGAAGCTTGAGATCTTGAACTTAAACAAGAAAGAGGTTATATCAATTGACGAGATCTCTAATCAGGAGTTCTCCCAG GATGAATGCAAACGATTACGTCAAAGTATAAAGTGTAGACTCAGCAAACAGTTGACTGTG GGTGAGATTCAGGAGAAAGCAATGGCACTTCATGCAGTTAGAGTAAATGAT TGTCTGGAAGCAGAGGTATTAAGGATTAGTCAGCTTCGTGATCGAGCAAGTGAAAAAGGACGCAGAAAGGA GCTTAGGCAATGTGTGGACAAACTACAGCTTCTGAACTCGCCAGAGGAACATCTGCGCAGATTGCGTGAAATTCCTGAAGTACGCTCTGATCCTAGTATGGATCCAAGTTGCGAGTCTGAAGGCAGTGCTGGAGCATTCGATAAGAAACAAG ATGCTAAGGTCAGACCAAGGAGATCTAGTAGAAAGGGAAGGACAGCTTTCTCTCAACCAAGGGAAGGCGATACTTCAAGCAATTCTAGAAGTAAGGCACAGAAAAATCCGGGTAGAGCAACATTTGGAATAAATGGATGCAATACGACAAGGAGCCAGGTCAATCTCACTGGTTTGGTGGCTTTTGATGGGAATAATCAATCAGCGGTTGAATCCAATACACTTTCTGAGGTTGCATCAGAAAATTCATCGTTGCCCTCTTCTATAGTGACGAGTGCGAACCATTCTGTTGATGATTTTGAGACAGACATTATATGGCATTACCAGGACCCAACTGGAAAAGTTCAAGGACCATTTGCACTCATGCAGTTGCGTAAATGGAATACAGCTGGGCACTTCCCTCTTGATCATAGAATATGGAAGATAGATGAGAATCCAGATGACTCCATCCTTTTGGCCGATGCATTGAATGGACAGTATAAAGAACCATTATTGCCACATGACAGCCCGTTACTTTCTCAGGGATTTACAGCTGCCTCGGATGATAGAAACAATGGTCAGGATGATGGAAGGAACAAGAGTATGAACACAACTCCAGTAGATGTTAAACAGGTTGAAGAGAGCTGGAACATGAAGCAGGATGgccaaaatttgcaaaatagTGGCAACAGTGAACTTTTAAGGAGCACTGCACCTGCAGATGTTGTCAATTCTAGTGATGAACAAACTGGAAACGTTTTGCAAGGCCGGGATCCATTGAAGGATAATAATTCTTCGCCCAATCAGCCCCAAGAAAGTAGTTCACAACCTTCTCCTGCATTTCCTGTGAAACCATCTGAAACTTTGTCTCATCAAGAAGGGGAGAGTAGAGGAGAGGAAATTAACTCTGAGCAGAAGAATGGAAATTTGGATCCCCAACAGGCTGCTCAGGCTCAAATTACAAATGGACAGCGTAATGAGAGCCGATCTGATAGTGAGGGCCATTCAGGTCAATCTTCCGGGCAAAACTGGAGGCCTCCACCTGTAAGCAGTCCTTCAAATGGCCGTCATTCCAACTCGGATCTTGTTCCTTTGATTAAATCACTGGAGATTCCGGAACAAGATCAGAAGGAACATAATTTTTCAGATATGCCCTGTCCCACTCCAAAACCAAGCAATGGAGACTTACAAGGTCAGGCAGCTGAAAATAGACAGTCTGTGCCTTCAAATGTTCCTGTTCAGGATGCTGGCCACAGCTGGAGCACCTCTTCTAGTTTAGTGGGTGGTGGGGCACCACTTCCGGAAGTAGGTGGTGACTGGGCCAAACCATCTTCTATAGAGGAATGGGAATCCAGTCTTTACTCTGCATCTTCTTTTAAACCAAGTGAGATGAATCAGTTTACGGAACCAACTGAATTTTGTACTTTACCTGATGAATCAGTTTCAGATCTTCTGGCTGAAGTTGAAGCAATGGAGACTCTCAGCAGCTTGGCGACCCCGACTTCAATCATGAATTGTCGAGGGGACTTTACAGAGGGTTCAAAAAATGATAGTTTCAGTTCTGTAGATGGATTCAGCCCAGCACCTGACCCTGGAAAAGGTGATGCTTTGAGCTCCACTGGTGATTTACGGGCTTCCATGGCGACAGATGAACCACTTGGGGTATGTCAGGGAAATGCACTTGATTTGAGCTCCACTTTACAGGTTTCCATGGTGACAGACGAACCAGTTGGGGCATGTCAGGGAAATGCTCTTGATCTAAAAAACAGATCTGGTGTACATTCGTCCACAAGCCCCGAAATGGAGGGAGACAGAAAGTACAGTGATGTTTCAGTTAACCAATTTGAGGCAGGGACAGAGATGCGAACCACTGCACCATCGGACATGGACAATCATTGGAACAATAGGTCAGAAACCACAGGAAGGAGTTGGGAAGCAGTTCAGCCAGTTCCAATAAATGCAAACATGGGACGGGGAGGACCAGACCATAGAAGTGTAAACCTGGGTTGGGGAGGTGGTCAGGGGATACCACACGGAAACACGAGCTTACATCCAGGTCATCAGTTGCCCGCCGGGAGAATGTGGGAAAGCCAACCAAGGTACGGCGGAGAAAGGTTATTGGGTCCCAGAGATCGTGGTTTCCAGAGTAGGGATTTAGGTATGGTTAGGGGTAGGTTTGGATGGAACAGGCAGACAATGCATGGAAATGGAAATGGAAGTTCGTTGAGGCCTCCTCCCAAAGGGCAGCGGGTTTGTAAATATTACGAGAGCGGGCACTGCAAGAAGGGAGCATCCTGTGATTATCTGCACCCCTGA
- the LOC137747080 gene encoding zinc finger CCCH domain-containing protein 44-like isoform X1, with amino-acid sequence MELEHAQLASAFYGPSIQEGGGGGGEPPQSQEVFDRSMPAAEDCMAADQCETIGGGMVVGKAGQMVVVKEEAGKNLGKRRRGRPPSGHAKATAVRKMQDEEEDVCFICFDGGSLVLCDRRGCPKAYHPSCIKRDEAFFKSKAKWNCGWHICSSCQKAAHYWCYTCTYSLCKRCTKGADYQCVRGNKGFCGTCMRTIMLIENVQENKEGAQVDFDDKSSWEYLFKVYWILLKGKLSLTLDDLFKAKNPWNEAAVMVGKGDSSTELYDGNKTNSGAVNCCADLEATHSKRSNKKPRTLDKDLSVEDTVWASKELLEFVAHLRNGDTSVLSQYDVQALLVEYIKKNNLRDPRQKCQIICDSRLINLFGKECVGHFEMLKLLEFHFLIKESSKADNIISAGVVNTVGSQMEIDGNYDNQMMMGNDKRRKTRKRVDEKGPPTNPDAFAAIDLHNINLIYLRRNCVENLIEDVDKLHEKVVGSIVRIRIPSGDQKEDIYRLVQVTGTSKVAQPYKVGTKTTDVKLEILNLNKKEVISIDEISNQEFSQDECKRLRQSIKCRLSKQLTVGEIQEKAMALHAVRVNDCLEAEVLRISQLRDRASEKGRRKELRQCVDKLQLLNSPEEHLRRLREIPEVRSDPSMDPSCESEGSAGAFDKKQDAKVRPRRSSRKGRTAFSQPREGDTSSNSRSKAQKNPGRATFGINGCNTTRSQVNLTGLVAFDGNNQSAVESNTLSEVASENSSLPSSIVTSANHSVDDFETDIIWHYQDPTGKVQGPFALMQLRKWNTAGHFPLDHRIWKIDENPDDSILLADALNGQYKEPLLPHDSPLLSQGFTAASDDRNNGQDDGRNKSMNTTPVDVKQVEESWNMKQDGQNLQNSGNSELLRSTAPADVVNSSDEQTGNVLQGRDPLKDNNSSPNQPQESSSQPSPAFPVKPSETLSHQEGESRGEEINSEQKNGNLDPQQAAQAQITNGQRNESRSDSEGHSGQSSGQNWRPPPVSSPSNGRHSNSDLVPLIKSLEIPEQDQKEHNFSDMPCPTPKPSNGDLQGQAAENRQSVPSNVPVQDAGHSWSTSSSLVGGGAPLPEVGGDWAKPSSIEEWESSLYSASSFKPSEMNQFTEPTEFCTLPDESVSDLLAEVEAMETLSSLATPTSIMNCRGDFTEGSKNDSFSSVDGFSPAPDPGKGDALSSTGDLRASMATDEPLGVCQGNALDLSSTLQVSMVTDEPVGACQGNALDLKNRSGVHSSTSPEMEGDRKYSDVSVNQFEAGTEMRTTAPSDMDNHWNNRSETTGRSWEAVQPVPINANMGRGGPDHRSVNLGWGGGQGIPHGNTSLHPGHQLPAGRMWESQPRYGGERLLGPRDRGFQSRDLGMVRGRFGWNRQTMHGNGNGSSLRPPPKGQRVCKYYESGHCKKGASCDYLHP; translated from the exons ATGGAGCTTGAGCATGCTCAGCTCGCCTCGGCCTTCTATGGACCCAGTATACAAGAAGGTGGAGGCGGAGGAGGAGAACCGCCGCAATCGCAGGAGGTATTTGACCGGTCGATGCCGGCGGCGGAGGACTGCATGGCGGCCGATCAATGCGAAACGATCGGCGGAGGGATGGTTGTTGGGAAGGCGGGGCAGATGGTGGTGGTCAAAGAGGAGGCGGGTAAGAACTTGGGAAAGCGGAGGCGGGGCCGGCCGCCCAGTGGGCATGCCAAGGCGACGGCGGTGAGGAAGATGCAGGACGAAGAAGAGGACGTTTGCTTCATTTGCTTCGACGGTGGAAGCCTCGTGCTTTGTGATCGCAG GGGGTGCCCTAAGGCATACCATCCATCATGCATCAAGCGGGACGAGGCCTTCTTTAAATCGAAAGCCAAATGGAATTGTG GTTGGCATATATGTAGCAGTTGTCAGAAGGCTGCCCATTATTGGTGTTACACTTGTACATATTCTCTGTGCAAAAGATGCACTAAAGGCGCAGATTATCAATGCGTACGAGGAAATAAAGGATTTTGCGGAACATGTATGAGAACTATAATGCTAATTGAGAACGTGCAAGAAAATAAGGAAGGG GCTCAAGTTGATTTTGATGACAAGAGCAGCTGGGAGTATCTCTTCAAGGTTTACTGGATTCTTTTGAAAGGGAAACTATCATTAACTTTGGACGATCTTTTTAAAGCTAAAAATCCATGGAATGAAGCTGCCGTTATGGTTGGTAAGGGGGATTCTTCAACTGAACTATATGATGGTAATAAAACAAATTCAGGTGCAGTCAACTGTTGTGCAGATCTGGAAGCTACACATTCAAAAAGAAGTAATAAAAAGCCCAGAACCTTGGACAAGGATTTGAGTGTTGAAGACACAGTTTGGGCGTCAAAGGAGCTCTTGGAGTTTGTTGCTCATTTGAGAAATGGTGATACATCTGTGCTATCTCAGTATGATGTCCAGGCACTTTTGGTCGAGTACATAAAGAAAAACAATCTTCGCGATCCTCGCCAGAAATGCCAAATTATTTGCGATTCGAGACTCATAAATCTTTTTGGGAAAGAATGTGTGGGTCACTTTGAAATGTTAAAGCTTCTTGAATTTCACTTCCTCATCAAGGAAAGTTCCAAGGCAGATAACATTATTAGCGCTGGAGTTGTTAATACTGTTGGCAGCCAAATGGAGATTGATGGGAACTATGATAATCAAATGATGATGGGTAATGATAAGAGGCGTAAAACACGCAAAAGGGTAGATGAGAAAGGACCACCGACCAATCCTGATGCATTCGCAGCTATTGATCTTCACAACATTAATCTGATTTACTTGCGGCGTAACTGCGTGGAGAATCTTATTGAAGACGTTGACAAATTGCATGAGAAGGTGGTTGGTTCAATTGTGCGAATAAGAATTCCCAGTGGTGATCAAAAGGAAGATATTTATAGGCTTGTCCAAGTCACAG GTACCAGCAAGGTTGCTCAACCTTATAAAGTTGGCACAAAAACAACTGATGTGAAGCTTGAGATCTTGAACTTAAACAAGAAAGAGGTTATATCAATTGACGAGATCTCTAATCAGGAGTTCTCCCAG GATGAATGCAAACGATTACGTCAAAGTATAAAGTGTAGACTCAGCAAACAGTTGACTGTG GGTGAGATTCAGGAGAAAGCAATGGCACTTCATGCAGTTAGAGTAAATGAT TGTCTGGAAGCAGAGGTATTAAGGATTAGTCAGCTTCGTGATCGAGCAAGTGAAAAAGGACGCAGAAAGGA GCTTAGGCAATGTGTGGACAAACTACAGCTTCTGAACTCGCCAGAGGAACATCTGCGCAGATTGCGTGAAATTCCTGAAGTACGCTCTGATCCTAGTATGGATCCAAGTTGCGAGTCTGAAGGCAGTGCTGGAGCATTCGATAAGAAACAAG ATGCTAAGGTCAGACCAAGGAGATCTAGTAGAAAGGGAAGGACAGCTTTCTCTCAACCAAGGGAAGGCGATACTTCAAGCAATTCTAGAAGTAAGGCACAGAAAAATCCGGGTAGAGCAACATTTGGAATAAATGGATGCAATACGACAAGGAGCCAGGTCAATCTCACTGGTTTGGTGGCTTTTGATGGGAATAATCAATCAGCGGTTGAATCCAATACACTTTCTGAGGTTGCATCAGAAAATTCATCGTTGCCCTCTTCTATAGTGACGAGTGCGAACCATTCTGTTGATGATTTTGAGACAGACATTATATGGCATTACCAGGACCCAACTGGAAAAGTTCAAGGACCATTTGCACTCATGCAGTTGCGTAAATGGAATACAGCTGGGCACTTCCCTCTTGATCATAGAATATGGAAGATAGATGAGAATCCAGATGACTCCATCCTTTTGGCCGATGCATTGAATGGACAGTATAAAGAACCATTATTGCCACATGACAGCCCGTTACTTTCTCAGGGATTTACAGCTGCCTCGGATGATAGAAACAATGGTCAGGATGATGGAAGGAACAAGAGTATGAACACAACTCCAGTAGATGTTAAACAGGTTGAAGAGAGCTGGAACATGAAGCAGGATGgccaaaatttgcaaaatagTGGCAACAGTGAACTTTTAAGGAGCACTGCACCTGCAGATGTTGTCAATTCTAGTGATGAACAAACTGGAAACGTTTTGCAAGGCCGGGATCCATTGAAGGATAATAATTCTTCGCCCAATCAGCCCCAAGAAAGTAGTTCACAACCTTCTCCTGCATTTCCTGTGAAACCATCTGAAACTTTGTCTCATCAAGAAGGGGAGAGTAGAGGAGAGGAAATTAACTCTGAGCAGAAGAATGGAAATTTGGATCCCCAACAGGCTGCTCAGGCTCAAATTACAAATGGACAGCGTAATGAGAGCCGATCTGATAGTGAGGGCCATTCAGGTCAATCTTCCGGGCAAAACTGGAGGCCTCCACCTGTAAGCAGTCCTTCAAATGGCCGTCATTCCAACTCGGATCTTGTTCCTTTGATTAAATCACTGGAGATTCCGGAACAAGATCAGAAGGAACATAATTTTTCAGATATGCCCTGTCCCACTCCAAAACCAAGCAATGGAGACTTACAAGGTCAGGCAGCTGAAAATAGACAGTCTGTGCCTTCAAATGTTCCTGTTCAGGATGCTGGCCACAGCTGGAGCACCTCTTCTAGTTTAGTGGGTGGTGGGGCACCACTTCCGGAAGTAGGTGGTGACTGGGCCAAACCATCTTCTATAGAGGAATGGGAATCCAGTCTTTACTCTGCATCTTCTTTTAAACCAAGTGAGATGAATCAGTTTACGGAACCAACTGAATTTTGTACTTTACCTGATGAATCAGTTTCAGATCTTCTGGCTGAAGTTGAAGCAATGGAGACTCTCAGCAGCTTGGCGACCCCGACTTCAATCATGAATTGTCGAGGGGACTTTACAGAGGGTTCAAAAAATGATAGTTTCAGTTCTGTAGATGGATTCAGCCCAGCACCTGACCCTGGAAAAGGTGATGCTTTGAGCTCCACTGGTGATTTACGGGCTTCCATGGCGACAGATGAACCACTTGGGGTATGTCAGGGAAATGCACTTGATTTGAGCTCCACTTTACAGGTTTCCATGGTGACAGACGAACCAGTTGGGGCATGTCAGGGAAATGCTCTTGATCTAAAAAACAGATCTGGTGTACATTCGTCCACAAGCCCCGAAATGGAGGGAGACAGAAAGTACAGTGATGTTTCAGTTAACCAATTTGAGGCAGGGACAGAGATGCGAACCACTGCACCATCGGACATGGACAATCATTGGAACAATAGGTCAGAAACCACAGGAAGGAGTTGGGAAGCAGTTCAGCCAGTTCCAATAAATGCAAACATGGGACGGGGAGGACCAGACCATAGAAGTGTAAACCTGGGTTGGGGAGGTGGTCAGGGGATACCACACGGAAACACGAGCTTACATCCAGGTCATCAGTTGCCCGCCGGGAGAATGTGGGAAAGCCAACCAAGGTACGGCGGAGAAAGGTTATTGGGTCCCAGAGATCGTGGTTTCCAGAGTAGGGATTTAGGTATGGTTAGGGGTAGGTTTGGATGGAACAGGCAGACAATGCATGGAAATGGAAATGGAAGTTCGTTGAGGCCTCCTCCCAAAGGGCAGCGGGTTTGTAAATATTACGAGAGCGGGCACTGCAAGAAGGGAGCATCCTGTGATTATCTGCACCCCTGA
- the LOC137747793 gene encoding uncharacterized protein has translation MTAMDTNNNSKDELRDQSKASQKGRSCKGTLYYSSALKSKAYSPLCVGVPRAIPEVPQSIVSETETKASKDDRHLTEFRYACAGYSLYLDRITKDHSGKEQPELPVCYGLEVKCYIYHLMSALFIPCDHLLDVHEVPQTQRQQPTQSAGSLFFNRFTRNADLVASGVTKNIRKVGNYIKGSVDDFLYQYRGRPK, from the exons atgacTGCCATGGATACGAACAACAACAGCAAAGATGAGCTCCGGGACCAATCAAAAGCCTCCCAAAAAGGCAGATCatgcaaaggaacactctatTATTCATCCGCCCTCAAATCCAAGGCTTACAGTCCTCTCTGCGTCGGCGTTCCTCGCGCCATCCCCGAAG TGCCTCAGTCAATAGTTTCGGAAACTGAGACGAAAGCTTCTAAAGATGATCGACATCTTACTGAATTTCGCTATGCTTGTGCTGGCTACTCGCTGTACTTGGATCGTATTACGAAAGACCATTCTGGAAAGGAACAACCAGAATTGCCCGTTTGCTACGGTCTTGAG GTGAAATGTTACATTTATCATTTAATGTCGGCTTTATTTATCCCTTGTGATCACCTTTTAGATGTTCATGAAGTCCCTCAGACTCAGAGGCAGCAACCGACTCAGTCTGCAGGAAGTCTTTTCTTCAACAG GTTTACAAGAAACGCAGATCTTGTTGCTTCAGGGGTGACTAAGAACATACGTAAAGTTGGGAACTACATAAAAGGAAGTGTCGATGATTTTCTATACCAGTACAGAGGGCGACCAAAGTAA
- the LOC137747067 gene encoding protein FMP32, mitochondrial-like gives MAAAAACRRVAQLGTGSGIGLSGFGGAGGASKAVSPSLEYRHLDCRLTSQLVKSNGKRLFLVDTLALVRRLEGQGVPSKHAEAITSAITEVLNDSLENVSHSFVTKGEMQKTEMIQESNLSKFKSEIQSAQGHHFSLLQHETEKLRNDIEKMRSELRYEIDKVTAGQRLDLNLERGRIREELSNQNAETNNLTNKLDREIHALRAQVEAAKYDVIKYCIGSLVSISAVGLAVLRILK, from the exons ATGGCCGCTGCCGCGGCTTGCAGACGGGTCGCCCAACTGGGGACCGGGTCGGGGATCGGATTATCCGGTTTCGGAGGGGCCGGTGGTGCCTCGAAAGCGGTGTCTCCGTCGTTGGAGTACAGGCATTTGGATTGCAGGCTGACTTCTCAGCTGGTCAAATCAAATGGAAAGCGGTTGTTTCTCGTCGATACATTAGCGTTG GTTAGGAGATTAGAGGGACAAGGCGTGCCCTCGAAGCACGCGGAGGCAATAACATCTGCCATTACTGAAGTTTTGAATGACAGCTTGGAAAATGTGTCTCATTCATTTGTTACAAAAGGAGAGATGCAGAAA ACGGAGATGATCCAAGAATCCAACTTGTCCAAATTCAAATCCGAAATTCAAAGTGCGCAG GGAcaccatttttctttgttgcaaCACGAGACTGAAAAACTTCGGAATGATATAGAGAAGATGCGGAGTGAATTGAG GTATGAAATCGACAAAGTTACTGCAGGACAGCGGTTGGACTTGAACCTGGAAAGAGG GAGGATACGAGAAGAGCTATCAAATCAGAATGCTGAAACCAATAACCTCACTAACAAACTTGATCGG GAAATTCATGCTTTAAGGGCTCAGGTGGAAGCAGCAAAATACGATGTCATAAAATACTGCATAGGTTCTCTTGTATCGATATCTGCTGTCGGTCTTGCTGTACTCCGTATCTTAAAGTAA